The following are encoded in a window of Phaseolus vulgaris cultivar G19833 chromosome 3, P. vulgaris v2.0, whole genome shotgun sequence genomic DNA:
- the LOC137806910 gene encoding zinc finger CCCH domain-containing protein 58 → MERYGRASEGSQSDPSPEWTVAGADAGIEESSWQLGLAAAESYPLRPDEADCIYYLRTGFCGYGTRCRFNHPRDRAAVIGAAARTGGEFPERVGQPVCQYYMRTGSCKFGASCKYHHPRQAAGTATPVPLNYYGYPLRVGEKECSYYVKTGQCKFGATCKFHHPQPAGVQVIAPSPVPSVSHLPVPVPSPVYPTVQPQSGPSQQQYGVLVARPPMLPGSVVQGPYGPMVVSPAMVPFSGWGPYQAPATTPVIPSSTASNVGSTQLYGITPLPSSAATYTGPYQSSGSSIGPSGAIQKEHPFPERPDQPECHYYMKTGECKFGPSCRYHHPPDKGAPKANVILSPVGLPLRPGAQPCTHYTQRGVCKFGSACKFDHPMGSLSYSPSASSLADMPVAPYPVGSSIGTLAPSSSSSELRPELGAGVSKESVSSRMSSMSTSTGSVGLTLSSVGHISHSSTQPSAQSSSSSATTSATTSSTVSHTSS, encoded by the exons ATGGAGCGGTACGGCCGGGCCAGTGAAGGGTCGCAGTCTGATCCGTCGCCGGAATGGACCGTGGCCGGCGCCGACGCTGGCATCGAAG AGTCCTCGTGGCAACTCGGATTAGCAGCTGCCGAATCGTACCCTCTGCGTCCCGATGAGGCTGATTGTATCTACTACTTGAGGACGGGATTTTGCGGTTACGGCACACGGTGTCGTTTCAACCATCCTCGCGACCGTGCTGCG GTCATTGGAGCTGCGGCGAGGACTGGAGGGGAGTTTCCAGAGCGCGTGGGGCAGCCTGTGTGCCAG TACTATATGAGGACGGGATCATGCAAGTTTGGTGCATCCTGCAAATACCACCATCCTAGACAGGCAGCAGGCACTGCTACCCCTGTGCCACTTAATTATTATGGATATCCGTTGCGAGTG GGTGAGAAAGAGTGTTCCTATTATGTGAAAACTGGACAGTGCAAATTTGGTGCAACTTGTAAATTCCACCATCCCCAGCCTGCAGGTGTCCAGGTTATTGCACCATCACCGGTTCCCTCAGTTTCACATCTGCCTGTGCCTGTACCTTCACCAGTATATCCAACTGTACAGCCCCAATCTGGCCCTTCGCAACAACAATATGGTGTACTTGTTGCAAGACCACCTATGCTACCCGGCTCAGTAGTTCAGGGTCCGTATGGGCCTATGGTAGTGTCTCCTGCCATGGTCCCCTTTTCAGGATGGGGTCCTTATCAG GCTCCGGCAACAACCCCTGTAATTCCATCTAGCACTGCGTCTAATGTTGGTTCAACACAGCTTTATGGGATAACCCCGCTACCTTCGTCGGCAGCTACTTATACTGGACCTTATCAATCTTCTGGTTCCTCAATTGGTCCTTCAGGTGCTATTCAGAAGGAGCATCCATTTCCAGAAAGACCTGATCAACCAGAATGTCATTATTACATGAAAACAGGGGAGTGCAAATTTGGTCCATCTTGCAGATACCATCATCCACCAGACAAGGGTGCACCTAAAGCAAATGTAATCCTTAGTCCTGTGGGTCTTCCTCTGCGTCCG GGGGCACAGCCTTGCACTCATTACACCCAGCGTGGAGTTTGCAAATTTGGTTCTGCATGCAAATTCGATCATCCTATGGGATCACTTAGTTATAGTCCATCTGCCTCTTCCCTGGCCGACATGCCAGTTGCACCCTATCCTGTGGGTTCCTCAATTGGTACTCTTGCTCCGTCATCTTCATCGTCAGAGTTGCGGCCTGAGCTTGGTGCAGGAGTCAGTAAGGAGTCCGTTTCATCCAGAATGTCTTCGATGAGCACGTCAACTGGATCAGTTGGTTTGACCTTGTCAAGCGTTGGACACATCTCTCATTCAAGCACCCAACCATCTGCTCAAAGTTCCAGTTCTTCAGCAACTACCAGTGCTACCACAAGTAGCACTGTCTCTCACACCTCAAGCTAA
- the LOC137805835 gene encoding ethylene-responsive transcription factor ERF086-like, giving the protein MSTSRTSDTPFKGYDPTQTQMCLSLLQRNTSPCGERRGRRKQAEPGRFLGVRRRPWGRYAAEIRDPTTKERHWLGTFDTAQEAALAYDRAALSMKGSQARTNFVYSDNINFHTILSPADVQVQVQVQPLLPPSQFLTNTTHTKQPNHQNTLPKVIHTSNGGNPSPLNNIDVCVETTYGSAQDDSYFFSSDSNSGYLECIVPDNCFRPASSSTNSSNSRKSNVSDQKANANSIESTNHHHYSHVDMTSFSQEGMEMAPMASNFSDFWYPSELSQGSWDDQQSWDWNSSELSAIFKNPLRVENGCMDALYPITDHSPSPSPSYGLMNEAASSTTCSPSLPPFGDVDLGYPLF; this is encoded by the coding sequence ATGTCAACCTCTAGAACCTCAGATACACCCTTCAAAGGATATGATCCCACCCAAACTCAAATGTGTCTCTCTCTTCTCCAACGCAACACATCTCCTTGTGGTGAGAGAAGAGGCAGAAGGAAGCAAGCAGAGCCAGGAAGGTTCCTCGGGGTAAGGAGGCGCCCCTGGGGTCGATATGCTGCTGAGATCAGAGACCCCACAACCAAAGAAAGGCATTGGCTTGGCACATTTGACACTGCTCAAGAAGCAGCTCTTGCTTATGACAGAGCTGCTCTGTCCATGAAAGGAAGCCAGGCAAGAACCAACTTTGTTTACTCTGACAACATCAACTTCCACACTATCCTTTCTCCTGCGGATGTTCAAGTTCAAGTTCAAGTTCAACCTCTCTTGCCACCTTCACAGTTCCTCACTAACACCACTCACACCAAACAACCAAACCACCAAAATACCCTCCCCAAGGTTATTCACACTTCAAACGGTGGAAATCCCTCCCCATTGAACAATATTGACGTGTGTGTTGAAACCACATATGGGTCGGCTCAGGATGATAGTTACTTCTTTTCCAGTGATTCTAACTCTGGCTATCTGGAATGCATAGTTCCTGATAACTGTTTCAGACCCGCTTCCTCCAGCACCAACAGTTCAAACTCCAGAAAGAGCAATGTGAGCGATCAAAAGGCTAACGCAAACTCCATTGAGAGTACTAATCATCACCACTACTCGCATGTTGACATGACTTCATTCTCTCAAGAAGGCATGGAAATGGCACCAATGGCCTCTAACTTTTCAGATTTTTGGTATCCAAGTGAACTGAGCCAAGGATCATGGGATGATCAACAGTCATGGGATTGGAACAGCAGTGAACTTTCAGCTATATTTAAGAACCCATTAAGGGTGGAAAATGGGTGCATGGATGCATTGTATCCCATCACTGATCACAGTCCTAGTCCAAGTCCAAGCTATGGGCTAATGAATGAAGCTGCTTCTTCTACTACCTGTTCTCCATCACTTCCACCCTTTGGGGACGTAGACTTGGGATACCCACTCTTCTGA